In the Zonotrichia albicollis isolate bZonAlb1 chromosome W, bZonAlb1.hap1, whole genome shotgun sequence genome, one interval contains:
- the LOC141726862 gene encoding LOW QUALITY PROTEIN: transient receptor potential cation channel subfamily M member 8-like (The sequence of the model RefSeq protein was modified relative to this genomic sequence to represent the inferred CDS: inserted 1 base in 1 codon), with the protein MNGSKYFSDLWNVMDTLAIFYFIAGIVFRLHSDESSWYSGRVIFCLDYIVFTLRLIHIFTVSRNLGPKIIMLQRMMIDVFFFIFLFAVWMVAFGVARQGILRKNKHRWEWIFRSVIYEPYLSMFGQYPDDIDGTTYNFDHCAFSGNESKPLCVELDANNQPRFPEWITIPXVCIYMLSTNILLVNLLVAMFGYTVGSVQENNDQVWKFQHFFLVQEYCSCLTIPFPFVIFTYIYMVLRKCFKCCCNKESKEPSICCSRNEDNEILAWEAVMKENYLIKINTKANDSSEEMVHRFRQLDAKLSDLKGLLKEISSKIK; encoded by the exons ATGAACGGCAGCAAGTATTTCTCAGACCTGTGGAATGTTATGGATACCCTTGCAATCTTCTACTTCATAGCAGGGATTGTGTTCAG GCTTCACTCTGATGAAAGCTCTTGGTATTCCGGGAGAGTAATTTTCTGTTTGGACTACATAGTTTTTACCCTGAGGCTCATCCACATTTTCACAGTTAGCAGGAATCTAGGACCCAAAATTATTATGCTGCAGAGGATG ATGATAGAtgtcttcttcttcatctttctCTTTGCTGTGTGGATGGTGGCCTTTGGTGTGGCCAGGCAAGGCATCCTGAGGAAGAACAAGCACCGCTGGGAGTGGATCTTCCGGTCGGTCATCTACGAGCCCTACCTGTCTATGTTTGGCCAGTACCCTGATGATATTGATG GTACCACCTACAACTTTGACCACTGCGCCTTTTCTGGGAACGAGTCCAAGCCCCTGTGCGTGGAGCTGGATGCCAACAACCAGCCCCGCTTCCCCGAGTGGATCACCATTC CGGTGTGCATCTACATGCTCTCCACCAACATCCTCCTGGTCAACCTGCTCGTGGCCATGTTCGG CTACACAGTTGGATCAGTGCAGGAGAACAATGACCAGGTGTGGAAGTTCcagcattttttcctggtgCAGGAATATTGCAGTTGCCTGACCATCCCCTTCCCCTTTGTCATTTTTACCTACATATACATGGTGCTGAGGAAATGCTTCAAGTGCTGCTGTAACAAGGAAAGCAAAGAGCCATCCATCTGTT GCTCACGAAATGAGGACAATGAAATCCTGGCATGGGAAGCTGTCATGAAGGAAAATTACCTCATCAAAATCAATACAAAAGCAAATGATTCATCAGAAGA GATGGTGCATCGATTCAGACAGCTGGATGCAAAG ctgtctGATTTGAAAGGCCTTCTGAAAGAGATTTCCAGTAAAATTAAATGA